A region of Vanessa cardui chromosome 1, ilVanCard2.1, whole genome shotgun sequence DNA encodes the following proteins:
- the LOC124535743 gene encoding facilitated trehalose transporter Tret1-2 homolog — protein MTAKTRSHWKEYGTALCATLITATAGTCYGWPSPTLPYLQSADSSIPTSPDEGSWIVSIMILCSALTPIPSAYFADRFGRKTTLLLGAIPFILGWVLVIVAKSVAILYVARMFSGLGYGIVYTVAPMYTGEIATNEVRGALSTLITLMNKVGILAQYCIGPFVSMRTLAAINMILPISFVITFIFLPESPYYYLKFERSERAERSLRKLRSGDIRLELKNIEVSVQEDMKNRGTWCDLISEATNRKALWISLGIFTIQQLCGSAAVVAYAQVIFQVTGSHIEPYQESIILGCVQVATCCLSVVLVDRLGRKPLLLLSALGVGLMNGTIGTYFYFYFSNKTNVEHLHWLPITAILIYIVCYAIGLSTVPYVIIGEMFPTNVKLYASCVAHIYTGFSMFAVQKLFQVVKDAWGIYTVFWGFSVFSFLGLLFMLAVLPETKGKSFACIQAQLRRDVARDNASKLMTVEY, from the exons CGACACTCATTACTGCAACCGCAGGAACCTGCTACGGCTGGCCATCGCCGACGCTGCCTTATCTACAATCGGCGGACAGTTCAATACCAACATCACCTGATGAGGGATCATGGATAGTTTCTATAATGATCTTATGTTCAGCACTAACGCCCATTCCCTCCGCTTACTTCGCCGATCGCTTCGGAAGGAAGACGACTCTTCTCCTCGGAGCGATACCTTTTATACTCGGCTGGGTGCTGGTCATCGTAGCCAAATCAGTGGCCATTCTTTACGTGGCCAGAATGTTTTCCGGTCTTGGTTACGGAATTGTGTACACCGTTGCCCCAATGTACACTGGTGAAATAGCCACTAACGAAGTCAGAGGTGCACTCTCTACTCTTATTACATTAATGAATAAG GTCGGTATTCTTGCCCAATACTGCATCGGTCCCTTCGTATCGATGCGGACCCTAGCTGCCATCAACATGATCCTACCCATTTCGTTCGTAATTACTTTCATCTTTCTACCCGAATCGCCTTACTACTACTTAAAATTCGAACGAAGTGAAAGAGCGGAGAGATCTCTCAGGAAATTACGAAGTGGTGATATAAGATTAGAACTTAAGAACATAGAAGTCAGCGTACAGGAGGATATGAAGAACAGGGGCACGTGGTGTGATCTTATATCAGAAGCCACTAATAGGAAGGCTCTGTGGATCAGCCTTGGAATTTTCACCATCCAGCAACTCTGCGGCAGCGCTGCTGTAGTTGCATATGCTCAAGTTATATTCCAAGTCACTGGAAGCCACATTGAGCCCTACCAGGAGTCGATAATCCTGGGGTGCGTGCAAGTGGCGACCTGCTGTTTATCAGTGGTCCTAGTAGATCGGCTTGGAAGGAAACCTTTGTTGCTGTTATCAGCCCTCGGCGTTGGACTAATGAACGGGACCATTGGAACATATTTCTACTTCTACTTTTCAAACAAGACTAATGTGGAGCATCTTCACTGGCTGCCTATAAcggctattttaatttatatagtttgCTACGCTATTGGACTGTCGACGGTCCCTTATGTGATTATCGGAGAAATGTTCCCGACTAACGTCAAATTGTACGCGTCGTGCGTTGCTCATATCTACACTGGATTTTCAATGTTTGCGGTCCAAAAACTTTTCCAG GTAGTAAAGGATGCTTGGGGTATATACACAGTATTCTGGGGCTTCTCGGTGTTCTCGTTCCTGGGGCTGCTGTTCATGCTGGCTGTGCTGCCCGAGACCAAGGGCAAGTCGTTCGCGTGCATCCAGGCTCAGCTGCGGAGAGACGTCGCCCGAGACAACGCTAGCAAACTCATGACCGTCGAGTATTAA
- the LOC124535656 gene encoding myrosinase 1-like translates to MYKFLFYFAVLISYGYAEILNLAGGPKTNYTFPKGFLFGVSTASIQIEGAWNEDGKTESIWDHLVHNNPSFVKDGSNADVAADSYHLYKRDAEMIHELGVDIYRFSISWPRILPTGLANQVNPLGIQYYKNLLNELQKYNITPMVTIYHWDLPQKLQDIGGWTNAHIIDYYAEYANVLFENFASQVKYWVTFNEPMQTCLEGYGNTYRAPALNRHGIAEYLCTHNLLKAHASVYHLFDQQYRPLYGGKIGMSLDSNWAEPKTNSSRDKEAAELYLKTHLGWYAHPVYSAEGNYPPELIKLVDEKSRQQNYSRSRLPKFTPEEVEYIRGTADFFGLNHYTTYLLSMADGEVGAVPSHENDIGIVRVQDPKWPSKSSSSWLKVVPFGFRRLLAWITKTYKDMPIIVTENGYADFSGVEDDARVSYYCHYLNSLLHSIHDDHSNVQGYFAWSLMDNWEWDDGYASRFGLYLVDFNSPNRTRTPKDSARLYAKVVSSRALPDNYDPEDFTAFSGSSRLIPTILSMLPLYRLVV, encoded by the exons GTATgccgaaatattaaatttagctGGAGGGCCGAAGACTAATTATACGTTCCCGAAAGGCTTCCTATTTGGCGTTTCAACCGCATCTATTCAAATCGAAGGAGCGTGGAATGAAGATG GCAAGACGGAAAGTATATGGGACCACTTAGTGCATAACAATCCATCATTCGTCAAAGATGGTTCCAACGCCGACGTGGCGGCAGACTCGTATCACTTATACAAAAGAGACGCTGAAATGATACACGAACTAGGTGTCGACATTTACAGATTCTCTATATCCTGGCCGAGGATACTACCGACCGGTTTGGCTAACCAAGTCAATCCTCTTGGCATTCAGTATTATAAAAATCTCTTAAACGAACTCCAGAAGTACAATATTACGCCCATGGTTACGATATACCACTGGGACCTTCCTCAAAAACTGCAGGACATCGGTGGATGGACCAACGCTCACATAATCGATTACTACGCAGAATACGCAAATGTCTTGTTCGAAAACTTTGCGAGTCAAGTGAAATATTGGGTGACCTTCAATGAGCCAATGCAGACTTGCTTGGAAGGTTACGGTAACACCTACAGAGCGCCGGCTCTCAATCGCCACGGTATTGCTGAATATCTTTGCACTCACAATCTACTGAAGGCACACGCCAGCGTCTACCATTTATTCGACCAGCAATATCGTCCCCTATACggag gAAAAATCGGAATGTCATTAGATTCAAATTGGGCGGAACCAAAAACGAATTCCTCAAGGGACAAAGAAGCTGCGGAACTCTATCTAAAAACACAT ctTGGCTGGTATGCGCATCCAGTGTATTCAGCAGAAGGAAACTATCCACCTGAACTAATTAAGCTGGTAGACGAAAAAAGCCGTCAGCAGAACTACAGCCGATCCCGCTTGCCCAAATTCACACCCGAAGAAGTCGAATATATCCGCGGCACGGCAGACTTCTTTGGCTTAAATCATTACACAACATACCTATTAAGTATGGCTGATGGGGAAGTCGGCGCAGTTCCTTCGCACGAGAACGACATTGGCATCGTGCGGGTTCAAGACCCGAAGTGGCCTTCGAAGTCATCGTCGTCGTGGCTTaag GTGGTGCCGTTCGGTTTCCGGCGCCTCCTCGCGTGGATCACCAAGACGTACAAAGACATGCCCATAATCGTGACGGAGAATGGCTACGCCGACTTCAGCGGAGTCGAGGACGACGCGCGCGTGTCGTATTACTGCCACTACTTGAATTCTCTGCTGCATTCCATACACGACGACCACAGCAACGTTCAAGGCTACTTCGCTTGGAGTCTCATGGACAACTGGGAGTGGGATGATGGCTATGC GTCCCGCTTCGGTCTTTACTTGGTCGATTTCAACAGTCCCAACAGGACGAGGACGCCTAAGGACTCGGCGCGGCTTTACGCGAAGGTCGTGTCGTCGCGCGCTTTGCCCGACAACTACGACCCCGAAGACTTTACCGCATTCTCCGGGTCGTCGCGCCTCATCCCCACAATACTATCCATGTTACCCCTTTATAGGCTAGTCGTATGA